The following are from one region of the Silene latifolia isolate original U9 population chromosome 9, ASM4854445v1, whole genome shotgun sequence genome:
- the LOC141601303 gene encoding uncharacterized protein LOC141601303, whose amino-acid sequence MVSKLGLKTTKHPHPYALHWLDNGSSVKVTKQARVNLAMGSYVDEVLCDVIPMDACHILLGRLWQFDRDVLHRGRCNEYELRYKGKRIVLKPLSPQTVVFFATNTIPKAGMSLLIGERGVERAIDGDERDFLLVAKENSSSNIVLQEHGRIDKLLTEFSDVLPDDLQIGLPPLRGVEHQLDLIQGSSLPNKAAYHCNPEETKELQKQKDEMFRKERFPSKRKNKLMPRTEGPYKIVGRVNNNAYKVELPGDYGVHATFNVGDLSPYLDDDGLAELRSIPFQGGGDDANQVSDSKLIDEWDEFGCERSR is encoded by the exons ATGGTGTCTAAATTGGGTCTTAAGACCACAAAACATCCCCATCCTTATGCCTTGCATTGGCTAGATAACGGTAGTAGTGTCAAAGTTACTAAACAGGCCCGTGTGAATTTAGCAATGGGTTCGTATGTTGATGAGGTTTTGTGTGATGTTatacccatggatgcttgtcatatctTGTTGGGTCGGCTTTGGCAATTTGATCGGGATGTATTGCATCGGGGAAGGTGTAATGAGTATGAATTGAGATATAAGGGGAAACGAATTGTGCTCAAGCCTCTATCACCTCAAACAGTAGTGTTCTTTGCTACTAACACGATTCCCAAAGCTGGTATGTCGTTGTTGATTGGAGAACGGGGTGTGGAACGTGCTATTGATGGTGATGAGCGAGATTTCTTACTTGTTGCTAAAGAAAATTCGAGTTCTAATATTGTTTTGCAGGAGCATGGCCGAATTGATAAACTCCTTACGGAGTTTAGTGATGTATTACCCGATGATTTGCAGATTGGTTTGCCTCCTCTTCGGGGCGTTGAACATCAACTTGACCTTATTCAAGGCTCATCTCTCCCGAATAAGGCTGCCTATCATTGTAATCCCGAAGAAACAAAGGAACTCCAAAAGCAAAAGGATGAAATG TTTAGGAAAGAAAGATTCCCGAGCAAACGCAAGAATAAGCTCATGCCTAGGACCGAGGGTCCTTACAAAATCGTGGGTCGAGTCAACAACAATGCTTATAAGGTTGAACTTCCCGGTGACTATGGTGTTCACGCCACTTTTAATGTTGGTGATCTCTCTCCTTACTTGGATGACGATGGCCTAgctgaattgaggtcaattccttttcaagggggaggggatgatgcgaACCAAGTTAGTGACTCAAAATTGATTGACGAGTGGGACGAATTTGGTTGTGAACGATCACGGTGA
- the LOC141601301 gene encoding uncharacterized protein LOC141601301, whose amino-acid sequence MSIDFNSPEFIHQLREALKHARGDERWQPRRGERIVDAFKASDLPEFVGGADPEAYLEWERKIDRLFDFKDLDDDKRCRFAILKLSKGASLWYEAMKAKRVREGKEKIDSWVSLKRKLRKRYVPSTHRLSTYRKIADFRQGKLSVSEYLDEFQNLAIMGELEEMEEQKIARFLRGLNYNIASTVELYQYSDFDTLCSLCLKFESQGKTKYGSGSNSESSEPKSWSKPESKFVGTPNNQAVSNTSIGSPKNTAGQSSKTPGKETSLAKVRCFKCQGFGHYQSACPNQRVVTLIEALECRDELLAEEKQMDEFLISNDNEEGKKK is encoded by the coding sequence ATGTCGATCGATTTCAACAGTCCAGAATTCATTCATCAATTACGGGAAGCCTTGAAACATGCTCGTGGCGATGAGCGTTGGCAACCAAGGAGAGGAGAACGAATTGTTGATGCATTCAAAGCGAGTGATCTTCCTGAATTCGTTGGAGGGGCTGATCCCGAGGCCTATTTGGAGTGGGAACGGAAAATCGATCGTTTATTCGATTTTAAAGACTTGGATGATGACAAGAGGTGTAGATTTGCAATTCTGAAATTAAGCAAAGGAGCATCGCTGTGGTATGAGGCGATGAAGGCTAAGAGGGTCCGAGAAGGCAAGGAGAAAATTGATTCTTGGGTGTCCCTAAAACGCAAACTACGGAAAAGGTATGTACCGTCGACCCATAGGCTGTCTACTTATCGCAAAATCGCTGATTTTAGACAAGGCAAATTGAGTGTTAGCGAGTATTTAGATGAATTTCAGAATCTTGCTATTATGGGTGAATTAGAGGAAATGGAGGAACAAAAAATTGCTCGATTTTTGCGTGGTTTAAATTATAACATTGCTAGCACGGTTGAGTTATATCAATATTCTGATTTTGATaccttgtgtagtctttgtttgAAATTTGAATCCCAAGGGAAAACTAAGTATGGGAGTGGGTCGAATTCAGAATCGAGTGAGCCAAAATCATGGTCTAAACCCGAGTCTAAATTTGTTGGTACTCCTAATAACCAGGCCGTGTCTAATACTTCGATTGGTAGTCCTAAAAACACCGCTGGTCAGTCTTCTAAAACCCCGGGAAAAGAGACTAGTTTGGCTAAAGTTCGATGCTTTAAGTGTCAAGGATTCGGTCATTACCAAAGTGCGTGTCCTAATCAACGAGTTGTGACCTTAATAGAAGCCTTAGAGTGTCGGGATGAATTGTTGGCCGAGGAAAAACAAATGGATGAATTTCTGATTTCTAATGATAATGAGGAAGGGAAGAAGAAGTAG